The nucleotide sequence CAGTCACTGGAAGCAGCATGACTGGAGTGGCTGCCAAGGAAACCGTGCTTGTACGTAGTTCTACACAGGcaccaaactctgctctggggaGAGGGGGCCATGGAAAAGGCCAATAATGCATTAAACTTTCAGAATAGGAGCACAGTTTCCCCCCCTTTGTCATGAACCCCCATTCACTCACTTTTCTTGTGCCATTAATAGCAGAAGAATCCAAAGTCCACACTGGGATAGGAGAACTCAAAACTTGGAAACCTGCTACTCCTTTCATAATCTCTTTTCTCCTTCTGTGAAATTGCAGTTGGGAGGCAAGGAATTCAAAACACCACTTCCGCACAAGCAAGCAACTCATGGAACAGCAAAACAGTTGCCGCAGGAGCAGCTCGGTCATTGTGCAAGGAAATTCATCCGAGACTTCAAAAAGGACTGTTATGAAACCAGAAGGCAGAGAGCCAGTCTGGCTTGTATCTGGAGGTCTTGTGCTGTGTGTAGCGGTTGTGGCTTCCGGAGTCTTTGATGGCGTTTGCACGGATGTTGGGTACGAGTATTATGCTGAACCAACTGTGCCAGGATTGCCTGCTGTACTGGCTATGCCTGCCAATTGTTTAATCAATTTGGCCTACATAGTTCTGGGCTGGTACTGGCTGCCTTCAGGTGACAAAAAAGGCCAGACACACTACCTTCAGGAAGTCTTTGCCCTCATGGCTCTTGTATATGGGCCTGTACAATGGGTCAGACTCTGGACACAGCATCATTGGGCAGCTGTCTTAGATCAGTGGTTGACATTGCCAATTTTTGCTTGGGGTGCCGTCTGGTGCCACTTCCTGGAGCAAGGGTGGCAACCAGGCACCTTCCTGGCCATGGAAGCAACTTCATTGGCAAGCTATGCTCTGGCATTGCTTCACCCCCAAGGTTTTGAGATGGCATTGAGTGGACATATATTCATAGTTGTTTGGAGAGTATTGAAGGTGCAGAGGCGTTTGGGTAATGCCATGTCTGCTTGGATCATGGCACTAGGAATGGTCTCTTTCCTGGGCTTTGTAAGCCTCAAGCTATGGGACCTGGAGCTGGCACAATGGGCGCCATTCCACCAGTTCACTGGCCATTTTTGGTCCAAGATCTGTGACGTGCTGCAATTCCAttgtgccttcctcttttttatcCGTTTGAGCAGATGCCACCTCAAGTCTCAGTGAATTACTCCACAATCTTTACATATCAAAGTTTATAACCTTATCATCAAAGGATAAATGCTTTCTGCAATGGCAGGGGGATTTAAAATAATTGAATCTGTAAGAATAAAAAGCTGCTCATAGAAACTGCTCTGGCTTTTCTCAATGTGAAAAGATAGCAGGGGTGTTGGCAAGGACCCCTTTCTACAGTGTCATCTGTTCTGTTTATTTCCTGCCCAAGTGGAAAGGTCTCAAGGCCAGTCTTGATGCTTTTAACAAAAGCACACAGAAGAAAATACCCAATTTCTCTAGACCATGGGAACATCAGGAAAGTGCTCTCAACTGCTTTGAAATGTTGTGATGAAATAGGAGAGGTGGAGGTCTCCAAGGGCTGCTAGGCACCAGAGTTTGACCTCAAGTTTCACGGTTTCAGCCTCCTCCCATGGGTCCCAGGAAAAAGATGACAAGCCTATTTCCCATAGTATCTGTCCCTTTTCTCTATTCTAAAGTTTAAACCAGGGGCAGACCACCTGCAACTgtcagcctaatttcatgcagtCCTTGCCTGCTTTCACACAGCTGAAGGAAGGAGAAGTTAAGATATTCTCTCGAGATTCTTCAGAGAAAAACAGCATGGGTGGTGGGCATTGTGTATGTGCATGGAGGTAGTTCTAGCCCTGCTGAGCATTGGCATATGTCCCTTTAGTGATTACCTCCAAGGGAACACAGCcctcagcaggaaaaaaaagttgTCTGGCCTTGGTTTAAGCAACTCAGTTTTACAAGGATGTATTTCTTGTGAAAGGCAGACACCAATAAAGACATcataaatatattttggaaatACATAGAAAGAGGTCAATACTGCTACGCTGGAGGTCATTTAGTAAGAGGCTTAAGTTGTGGTGTGCTCTTTTGTTTTTTAGGATAACCAAGTGCTGCCAGGCTCCAGCAATCATCTTTTAGCTTCCAAACTTCACACTACCAGGTCTCCATACATAGGAGGGTCCAGGTCCTTTAAGGCCAACGCAACACTTTTGAGCTTTGGAAATAGTGGGAAGCCACTGCTATAATGGTTGTTTATTAGTTATCAACTAATCCCTTAGATTCACAACCTTGGGGTACCTCTGGAAGATCAGGTTGTAGTGGTTGCTAGTCATGCTTTTCTCCTCTTTTAAGGTTCCATTGTTCTGAGACCAAGCAATTAGCATTCACACCTCTGTAATCTTGCAACTAGATTATTGTAATATACTGTTGGAGGGCTGCACTCTACCACTTTATTTTCAATCTCTTCCAATAATCCCCAAaacggaatttgcctttttctttaCTGCCGCATGAAGTTTACATTTTCCATTGTATAGAGACCACCTTTTCCCTACGTTCTACAGCAACCTTTAACATTGGCCAAAAACTCCTTGCTGTCAACCCTCTTTTGTATGCCATGGTTGAACATCAAGGGCACATAGACATTTTATAGCTGTGGGACAACCAGCAAGAACTCCTGTTACAGAGATTTCTGGTTTTCGTGTCCCCTTCCTACCCTCTCCCAGCTTAAACTATAAATTACCTCAATCTTGTCTAGATTCATCCTCTAATCAGCTCACTTGTATCCAGTTCTCCACAATGTCTAAGCAGCAGATAACCAGTCAATGTAAGACCTAGGTCGGGGGTTCCCAAATTATGACccttgagcttcattcagatggtccatggcATATCAGTGTTaactattcatatttatttaaattgtatttttattacttctatttcttatgttgtattttattgtattgtaaattctacagaatgcaaattgtaataaaatacaagaaataaagcaagcaataaaaataaaattaacaagCATACAGCATGcagcacagtgcattgcagtcGTTACCGCAGGCAGAAATATCATTAAACTATCCACCTCGaccgtcagcaattttcaagtggtctgtggggggaaaagtttgggaaccactgacctagctTTGATGCAGAGCGTTTAGATTAAAAACTAATCAGCAACTCACATACAATGTAGTTCACCAGTATCTGGGCCCTCCTGCCACAAACAAGACAGAACACCTCTAGAGCCATCCCATGAATTTCTACTATGGCCCACAGCCAATGCTTCATAACCAACAGCAACAAACTTGACAGAAAAATCTAATGGGGGTCAATTAAATATGATTGACTTTTGTCTagcgagagagagtgagagaaaggCATCCAGTGTGTTCTATCCCCCATACTAAGAAGAAGCTACTCTTTGGCTTTTCTgattcagacagcaaaatgttccCGTGTGCCAGCCCCCACAAGGGCTCACACTAGTTAGGCAGTCGCTAGAGCTATAGATTACTGCTGATGTGTCAATTTTGCAAACATACAGCCCAGGGAAAGCAAAAATAACTTTTAAGTATGACACTGACCTTGCTTTGACACCCAAGATAAATACTTTTAGGACTTATCCTGTTTATCTGATTGTACTGATTGAAACATTgtattaactgattttaatattgtatttttatttttgtaacctgcACTGGCACCttatgaagggcaggtaagaaatccaatTAGTGAAATAACAATAGTACAGAGGTAACTGCTTTTTTGATGGTAGTGGTGTCATATTTAAGGTATTTTGCTACCTCTCATTGTCATTTTTACAGTTGATCAAATAACCATTCCTCAGTGGTACatactttgcgtgcagaaggtgccaagttcaattcctggttTCTGCATCTAGGGCTGACAAAGACTCCTGCCCAGGTGGACTGAATctggtggaccaatggtctgatttagcaTAAGCTATCTTACTATGGAATTTTAGTTTTGAAGAGTTTTCCTTCTCCTGCTTCCCCACTCCAGGATAACTCTCTTCTTAGTGCTAGCCACAGTTGAGCATTAACAGTTTTATGGCTAGCACGTAACGCTAACCAGCCCCCTTCAAAACCATGCTACATAAGCCCACtttcaaaccatggttttaaGAAAAgctggttttgttttaatctccCTGAACAAAAACCAAATGGTTAATACCAAGAGTGGCAGCAGGGAACACACGAGTGTGTGTAAGATCCTGTTGGGATTTTGGCTTCCCTCTTGCCTTCTCTATGCCCATCTGGTCTTCTCAGGCTGGCAAAgtagggaagaggaaggaaggcagAATTCCCAGCCTACtggaaaccttttaaaaaaccatGCTTTCCTTTCTCCATTATTGCAAAATACCATCTCCTCCTATTGTGGCAAAGAGGCTGATTGTTCAGTCTGCTTTAATACTAATACTAGCTCAGTCtagttctttctttaaaaaaacaacccaaatctCTGCCTATACCTAAGTACAATCTGCAAATCAAAAGGATATAGACAGGttacaaatatataaaatgttttatttactgTTATCAGTTCAAGAAACAGTAGTATGTAGTGGGGTGACTTCTGTGTAGGGAGGGTCAGGGAGAAAAATACAGTCACTTCTTCCTGCTTTCCAGTTTTGGAAATGTGCTTTGATCCCCAACTAATACAGGTCTATTGGTAGCCCCCATTTGAGCCATGTTGCTAGCTTGCTGCCAGATTCTACCAGAAACACCTGTGCACCATGGGATGGGCCATACCAACAGACACACCCCATCCAAGGGAGGGTGGAACCTTATAACATGCAAAGTGCCATCAGCGCTGTGAGAACTTTAATCCTTCCACGTCACTCAAGTTTGTTACTCGAATTCATCACTCTCTTCGGGCTCCCGAGGGGGTTCCGCAATGTGCTCTGGAGAGTAGAAAAGACAGAAAACCTTATACAGCTAATGTTTTACCCTGTCATGGAGTAACACCTCCACAGTTCCTTTTTAATGTACACCCTCCCTCAAATCACTGGTAGCACAGTACCTTTTGTGTCCTTCCTCTCAAGTTAGAATACAAAAACCATAATGATGGGGGGCGGGCGGAGAAGAGACCTCCATGGTCTTGGCCATGCTCCATGGAATTGTGTACATGTATGATTGTTGCTTTGGGTGCCAAGAGGTCCTGTGTTGATTGTCTCTCACGCCATGGTAGGAAAAACGACCCTTAGGAAAAAACCTGGAGCCCACAACTTGGTggtaaagcatgtgctttgcatgcgtGAAGTCTCATGTTCAATTCCCAGAATGTCcagttaaagcaggggtggagaacctgtgaccctctg is from Rhineura floridana isolate rRhiFlo1 chromosome 3, rRhiFlo1.hap2, whole genome shotgun sequence and encodes:
- the TMEM187 gene encoding transmembrane protein 187 isoform X1, with the translated sequence MGWEARNSKHHFRTSKQLMEQQNSCRRSSSVIVQGNSSETSKRTVMKPEGREPVWLVSGGLVLCVAVVASGVFDGVCTDVGYEYYAEPTVPGLPAVLAMPANCLINLAYIVLGWYWLPSGDKKGQTHYLQEVFALMALVYGPVQWVRLWTQHHWAAVLDQWLTLPIFAWGAVWCHFLEQGWQPGTFLAMEATSLASYALALLHPQGFEMALSGHIFIVVWRVLKVQRRLGNAMSAWIMALGMVSFLGFVSLKLWDLELAQWAPFHQFTGHFWSKICDVLQFHCAFLFFIRLSRCHLKSQ
- the TMEM187 gene encoding transmembrane protein 187 isoform X2, with amino-acid sequence MEQQNSCRRSSSVIVQGNSSETSKRTVMKPEGREPVWLVSGGLVLCVAVVASGVFDGVCTDVGYEYYAEPTVPGLPAVLAMPANCLINLAYIVLGWYWLPSGDKKGQTHYLQEVFALMALVYGPVQWVRLWTQHHWAAVLDQWLTLPIFAWGAVWCHFLEQGWQPGTFLAMEATSLASYALALLHPQGFEMALSGHIFIVVWRVLKVQRRLGNAMSAWIMALGMVSFLGFVSLKLWDLELAQWAPFHQFTGHFWSKICDVLQFHCAFLFFIRLSRCHLKSQ